The window TGATGCCTTGTTTGTACACAATTTTAAAACAAGACTTGGAACTACAGGCGTTCGTTTATATGGAGGTTTTCTTTTGGGTGAAGCACCGATTTGGAAAAATTTCACAACAAACGGTTTGGCTTCTCCGAGTAGGGATGTTAATTTTAACCTTACTTCTTATCTCGGTTTTGCTACGTTGGAAGGCGGGAAATATTACAACGATAAATTTATTGCGTATTATTTTACTCATAAATTACCATTCTACTTTAAAAGCATTGGTCAAAACGTGACAAGTTTTGATTTTGTGCTTCGTGGAACCATTGGAGATATGAAACATCCCGAATATCATGATTATAGATTCGAAAAGCTGGATCATTTGTATCAGGAAGTTGGTTTGGAATGGAATAACTTTTTATCTTCCTACTTCAATCTCGGATTATTTTACCGAGTGGGATATTACACTACAACCAATTTTAAGCAGAATTTTGCAGTGCAGTTTAAATTAAAGCTTCTTGAGTTTTAGTTTTAGCGTCTATTTAAATTTTGAACATTAAGAAATTATGGATATTTAGCTTAATTTCTTAATGAAATTCAATTCACTGATATCTTAATTATCAGAAAATATTACTATTAAAAACAGTAATAAACAAGTTTATTTTAATTTAGAGAATTAAGAACAAAACAATAACACAATTGTTTACTAAAACTTCATCAGACTTTCAATTTTTGTATTTTTAAATATAACTCAAATGTCTTTATCTGCGTTAAAAATTGAAAAATGTTGTATAACTTTGCAGCTAAAATAACTTAGAAAAAATAATAAGCGACAGTTTTAATAATTAATATAACAATGAAAAAAATAGAAATAAAAGCCGAACAATTCTTCGAATTATTAAAACTAAAAGACACTTCAATGTGGTCACTTTTTTCGCAAATGATTGACGGCGAAGAAAAAGAAATTATCTTTTTAGATAATGAAGAAAAAATACTTTTCAATTACATTCTTCCTTCAAAACCCGAAAAACTGGAAGAAGACCGTAAGGAATTTTCTAAGCAGTTCTCTGATAAACTATCAACCATGAATTAAGTTGGAGGGTTTTAGCGTCGGAGAGTTTTAGAGTTTTTAGTGTGAAAATTAACTCATAAATTAGAACTACGCTTCTCCAACTCTAAAACTCTCCCACACTCCTACTCTCAAACACGGCTACTCTCCCACTCCAAAACACAGTTCTTTGCTTCCGCAACATCGTGAACTCGAAGAATTTTCGCACCTTGTTCTAAAACTTTTAAATGTAGTTTTTGAGTTTCTTCATTGATTTCTAAAGGTGATTTCCTTAAAGGCTTGTAGATAAAAGATTTTCTTGAAATCCCTATTAATAAAGGATACTTCCCAAAACCTAAGAACTCGACTTCATTAATCATTTTCATCTGATCTTCAACCGTTTTTCCAAAACCGAAACCTGGATCTAGAATAATATCTTTTATACCTTTTTGTAAAAACTCGTTTGTTTTTTTTGCAAAATATTGATTCACATTCAAAGTAATATCGTCAAAATCTGCTTTTTCATGCATTGTTTCGTAAGAAGAATTAACGTGCATTAAAATATAGGGAAGTCTGGTTTCAGCAACTGTATCAAACATTTTTTCATCAAACTGTCCGCCTGAAATATCATTTACCAGATCAATTCCTTCATTAAAGCCAAATTTCACGGTTTCAGCATAAAAAGTATCCAAAGAAATTAAAGCTTCAGGAAACTCTTTTTTGATTTCTGAAATTACATTTCCGATTCTTCTGATTTCCTGATCACTACTCAAAAATTCGGCATTTGGTCTTGTAGATTGGGGACCGATATCAATAATTTCTCCGCCATCTTTCAATATTTTTTCAGCGTGTTGCAATGCAGATTTTTGATTATTAAATTTCCCGCCATCGGAAAAAGAATCCGGTGTAAGATTCAGAATTCCCATGATTTTGGGCGAACTTAAATCGACTAACCTTCCATTACAGTTTATTGAGTGATAGTTGATAGATGATAAATGATTTTGCATAACGCAAAAATACTAACTTCCTGCTTGTATTCTACAAATTACAACCAAAAAACTCTGCCCTGATTCCTGCTACCTAAAACCTAATTTGTATCTTTGAAAGATTAAGAAAATTTATGTCAAAAACTTCAGAACAGTTCGGTAAAATCATCAATGAATGTCGTGATCTTTTCAGTAAAAAAATGCACGACTATGGTGCAGCCTGGAGAGTTTTACGACCAAGCTCAATTACCGATCAGATTTACATTAAAGTTAACAGAATCCGTACATTACAGATGACTGATGTAAAAATGATTGACGAAAGCGAAGAAGGAGAATTTATTGCTATCGTTAATTATTCAATTATCGGACTAATTCAGCTAGAAAAAGGTCTTTCGAATGATTTTAATGAAAATCCTGAAGAAATTCTTAATCTTTATGATAAATATTCTGCTGAAGCACAAGCTTTAATGGAAAAGAAAAATCATGATTACGGTGAAGCTTGGAGAGATATGAGAATTTCTTCCATTACCGATTTGATTTATCAAAAGGTATTGAGAACCAAACAAATTGAAGACAACCAGGGGAAAACTCTGGTTTCTGAAGGTTTGGATGCCAATTATTTTGATATGTTGAATTATGCCGTTTTCTGTCTTATTAGATTTTCTGAACAAGCAATTCCAAACGAACCCAAAAACTATTAACAGATGAAATTACTTGATTTATATTTAAAAAATATAGGCCCATTTCTTGATGACACGGTAGAATTTGCAACTTTTGAAAATTCTAAAAAGCAGGTAACTATTTTAACTGGGGAGAATGGAACAGGGAAAACGATTATATTAGATACAATAAGAGGATTACTTTTAGGCGATAAAGCTAGAAATAGTTTGAAAAGAAAGATTTCGCGTAATGATGATTTTTCAACTCAACTCTCTTTATCTGTGAAAAATCAAACTACAAAAATTTATGCTAAAAAATTTAATGCACATTTTCCAGTAAGCTTAGAAACAGAATCATCTAATCTAAATGTAGCTTCAATTTTTTATTTCCCTACTAAATCAAAAGGTAATATTTGGATTGCTAATTATTGGACATCTCAAAATGATAATGAATCGTTTAATATTGCAAGTTTAGACTTTCTAAAACCAGACCAGTATTTAATTAATGCATTAGATGGAATTCAAAAAAATGCTGAAACTACAAAAATCATTACCTTTTTTGATTATTATAAATCTTCTGACAAACTTGAACAGAAAAAAGAAGGTGAATTTATCTATGAAACTATTAAACGTATTTTTAAGATAAGTTTAAATGAAGGAGAATTAAAATATGTTGATAGAGCTTCACTTTTACCCATTATTGAGATTAATGGAAATGAAATTTCATTAGAGAAATTAAGTAGCGGAAACTTGTATTTAATTCAGAGAATGCTAGGCTTGTTATCTCAAATGTATTCTGTTTATAAATTAAATGATTTAGCTTTAGAAGATATGCTTAAAACTCCTGGAGTTTTATTAATTGATGAAGCAGAAAATCATTTACATCCAAAGTGGCAAAAAACTTTTTTAAATTCAATTTTAGAAATTTTCCCGAATCTTCAGATTATTGCAACAACTCACTCTCCATTTATCGTAGGTTCGGTTGATGGGGCTAAAATTTATGTGTGTAAATCTCAAGATAATCATTCTGTTATTGAAGATGAAACAAGTTTTTACTCTAATAAACCTATTAACGAAATATTAGTTTCTGAGGTTTTTTCAGAAACTCAACCTTTCGCATCAAAAGAAATTTCAGATTTACTTGAAGAAAGAGAAAAAGCAATACATGAGAATAATAAAGAACTTGAAAATAAAATTGAGGACAGACTTTTAGAAATCAATCCTCAATATTTTTCATATTTCAAAATAGATGATTTAATTAAGCAAATCCAAAATCAATAAAATGAGGCATTTAGTTAGAACTGATAAGCCTCGAATTTTAAATGAAAAAGAGATAACTTGGCTTGAAAAATTTACCGATTCTGGAAAAGATAGACCAACAAATGGAAACAGCACCTATGCACATACGGAAGTAAAGCAAACCCTTTCTGATATAAGCTACCGAAAATGTTTTTATAGTGAAGTAAAATTCACTAATCTATCTGAAGCTCAAGTTGATCATTATATTGAAGTGACAGAAGATAAAACAAAGACTTTTGAATGGACTAACTTATTTTTGTCACATAAAGACTCGAATCAAGGTAAAAAACCTAATAGCATTATTCCAAATTCTGAAACACTTAACCCTTTTAATGATTCGGATGAAGAGATAGAAAGAAATTTGTATTTTGAAGATGAACACATCCGGTTTTTGCAAGAGAAAGGCGAAAAAACAATTAAGAAATTTAATCTTGACAAGCCTATTTTTAATGAATTAAGATTACACCAATTAAAAGAATATT is drawn from Chryseobacterium muglaense and contains these coding sequences:
- a CDS encoding DUF1599 domain-containing protein, with the translated sequence MSKTSEQFGKIINECRDLFSKKMHDYGAAWRVLRPSSITDQIYIKVNRIRTLQMTDVKMIDESEEGEFIAIVNYSIIGLIQLEKGLSNDFNENPEEILNLYDKYSAEAQALMEKKNHDYGEAWRDMRISSITDLIYQKVLRTKQIEDNQGKTLVSEGLDANYFDMLNYAVFCLIRFSEQAIPNEPKNY
- the folP gene encoding dihydropteroate synthase, whose product is MQNHLSSINYHSINCNGRLVDLSSPKIMGILNLTPDSFSDGGKFNNQKSALQHAEKILKDGGEIIDIGPQSTRPNAEFLSSDQEIRRIGNVISEIKKEFPEALISLDTFYAETVKFGFNEGIDLVNDISGGQFDEKMFDTVAETRLPYILMHVNSSYETMHEKADFDDITLNVNQYFAKKTNEFLQKGIKDIILDPGFGFGKTVEDQMKMINEVEFLGFGKYPLLIGISRKSFIYKPLRKSPLEINEETQKLHLKVLEQGAKILRVHDVAEAKNCVLEWESSRV
- a CDS encoding HNH endonuclease family protein, yielding MRHLVRTDKPRILNEKEITWLEKFTDSGKDRPTNGNSTYAHTEVKQTLSDISYRKCFYSEVKFTNLSEAQVDHYIEVTEDKTKTFEWTNLFLSHKDSNQGKKPNSIIPNSETLNPFNDSDEEIERNLYFEDEHIRFLQEKGEKTIKKFNLDKPIFNELRLHQLKEYWKVLSAILVSIQTDQNKTEMSELDKNTLRIFSQSDSPFSLMFRLILKRNNLKL
- a CDS encoding AAA family ATPase, translated to MKLLDLYLKNIGPFLDDTVEFATFENSKKQVTILTGENGTGKTIILDTIRGLLLGDKARNSLKRKISRNDDFSTQLSLSVKNQTTKIYAKKFNAHFPVSLETESSNLNVASIFYFPTKSKGNIWIANYWTSQNDNESFNIASLDFLKPDQYLINALDGIQKNAETTKIITFFDYYKSSDKLEQKKEGEFIYETIKRIFKISLNEGELKYVDRASLLPIIEINGNEISLEKLSSGNLYLIQRMLGLLSQMYSVYKLNDLALEDMLKTPGVLLIDEAENHLHPKWQKTFLNSILEIFPNLQIIATTHSPFIVGSVDGAKIYVCKSQDNHSVIEDETSFYSNKPINEILVSEVFSETQPFASKEISDLLEEREKAIHENNKELENKIEDRLLEINPQYFSYFKIDDLIKQIQNQ